The sequence GGGCTCAGTTTTGTTAACCCATCTGTGCAGAGTTGGATCCCAGACAATCTGAGGAAGAAGATATTAGCAATGTGAAGCAAGCCAcaaattgtcttttttttaatcCACTCAATTGTCTCTACATAGAATAAAGTGTTAATAACCAGTTCCTTACAGATCTGTCTTTGTCCTCAGGTAGATGAACCTCCTTCTTATTAACTCTTCCACTCCCAAAGACCCAGCTGAGCCAGCCTCCACTGTTATTGTGAACAGCAGGGGTCTCGGGCTCAGCCACCGGCCGGCTGCCAGTCTGGCACTGAGGGTTGGCATCGGAATGTTCCGGCTTGGTGATGGACATCATAGCAGGATGCTCAACATATCTAAGTCGGACATCTGTAATAAGTGGGAGAAGTCAGGCCTCTCTGCTCATGTCACCACACAGAACAATTACTAGCTGACAGGTAGAAACGTCTCGCTCTGATACTCTGTTACAACCCAATCTTAACCTACACTCAGTCACAGGGATTACTGGGAGGTTACTCCAGGACTCTGCGATCGCATTGTTTTGGTTGCAAAATCAACAATTCCCTGCAAATTATGTGAGGGCTTACAAATTTGACCAATCACCAAACTATTTCTGAATAAAATAGTCACGTCATCACAATATTATCGCATAGAACTGACCCATTACCACAGTACAAAAAGAGGGCTcgcaatttcaaccaatcaccGCACATTTACTGCATAATATGGTTCAATCAAGCCAGACGTCAACACAGTTTTTTCCCATGTCAGCGCATTTTTGCAACAAATTGGACAAAACAATTGCATATTGCTATGCAAAATGTCATAATTGTCGCTGCAAAATCTAGCATATTTATCAGCTAATATCCAAaaaatgtatacactcactactgtaagtcgctctggataagagcgtctgctaaatgactaaaatgaaaaagtaaaatggaGCTAAACCTGTTGTATGTAGAAAATGCATGAAAGTATTACAGCTATATACTCACATGAGCCATACATTTAATCTATCACAACTTATTCTCACGCTATCACAATGGTAATTTCTTTACTAATTTGGTAAGGTTAAGTGACCTCTTCTCTTGGAATAGAAATCCACAGGTGGAGTACACGCTCCACCATCCCATTTCCACAGTGGTGCCACCATGGGGATGATGGGAGGTGGTTGTGGATGATTGTTTCCATTCTTCATAGGGACACTGGTTGTGAGGaagatctcctccctctctgcagggACACTAGCCTTTGGGACGATCCACTCCCTGTGCGCAGGGACGCTGGCCTTTGGGAAGATTCCCTTCCTCTGCGCAGTGACACTGGCCATCAGGAGGATCAACTCCCTTTGTGCATGGGTGACGTGTGATGCTCTGAGGATCTTCTTCTTCCGCGCAGTGATAGAAGCTGCTGGAagaatcccctccctctgtgcagggatgaGGCCTGATGCTCGGAGGATCCCCTCCTTATGTGCAGGGATGAGGcctgatgctcggaggacctCCTCCCTCTCAGCAGGGACACTAGCCTTTAGGACAATCCCCTCGCTGTGCGCTGGGACGCTGGCCATTGGTACGattccctccctctgtgcagggacactggctgtttggaggatcccctccctctgtgcagggatgaggcctgatgatcggaggatctcctccctctgtgcaTTGATGCTGGCTACTGAGagaatcccctccctctgtgcagggacactggctgttcgGAGGATTCCCTCCCTCTGCGCAGGGAAactggctgtttggaggatctcctccctctgcgcagggacactggctgtttggaggatcccctccctctgtgcagggatgaggcctgatgatcggaggatctcctccctctgtgcaTTGATGCTGGCTACTGAGagaatcccctccctctgtgcagggaaaCTGGCTGTTTGGAgtatcccctccctctgtgcagggaggAGGCCTGATGATCGGaggatctcctccctctgtgcaTTGATGCCAGCTGCTGAGagaatcccctccctctgtgcagggacactggctgtttggaggatcccctccctctgtgcagggacactggctgtttggaggatctcctccctctgtgcagggacactggctgttcgGAGGATTCCCTCACACtgcgcagggacactggctgtttggaagatctcctccctctgtgcagggacactggctgtttggaggatACCCTCCCTCTGTGACGGGATGAGGCCTGATGCTCGGACGATCTCCTCCCTCTGCACAGCAACTTCGGCTGCTGTGATGATCTGCAGGTATAACATAGAGCATATAGTAATTCCCTAAAAAATCAACCACTTGGAATCTATAACATCAttgacacatacactgagtgtgttaaacattaagaacaccttctctttccgtgacatagattaatcaggtgaaagctataatccattattgatgtcaattgttaaatctttttctcagtgtagatgaaggggaggagacaggttaaagaatgattttcagacaattgagacatggattgtgtatgtgtgtcattcagagtgtgaatgagcaagacaaaagatttaagtcccTTTGAACAGAgtctggtagtaggtgccagtttatgtcaagaactgcaaggaGGGGGGCATCTcaataggaaggtgttcttaatgttttgttcactcagtgtatccCTAGCATATACTTTAATTGGTATGTGTACTGATAATGTAAATACACAAATTATATTAACGTTATCTACAATATATTATAATACCGTAAGCTTCCCTGCTGCAGGGGCATTTCCTCCTACAATTTTGAGCTGATTTTCTTCACTTAAGCAATATTTTGTATCTTTGTTAATTTTCACATTTATTGTGTTTGGAATGGCACTGTTACTACAGCATTTCATGTAAGTATGTAGGACAATTACCCATAATGCTCACTGACTGAACATTCAAAATTACCATGGCAACTATTGAAAAATTCCCATGCCATCGGAAACTTGGAACCTCAGATTTGAAATGAATGTAAGTTATTAGTGTAGAGCTTCCTACTGGTTGATTCTCATACTTCACAAGTGGGAAACATAGAAGCTGCTGGAagaatcccctccctctgtgcagggatgaGGCCTGATGCTCGGAGGATCCCCTCCTTATGTGCAGGGATGAGGCCTGATGCTCCGGAGGACCTCCTCCCTCTCAGCAGGGACACTAGCCTTTAGGACAATCCCCTCGCTGTGCGCTGGGACGCTGGCCATTGGTACGattccctccctctgtgcaggacactggctgtttggaggatccCTCCCCTCTGTGCAGGGATGAGGCCTGATGATCGGAGGATCTCCTCCCTCTGATGCCTTGATGCTGGCTACTtctctttccgtgacatagattaatcaggtgaaagctatcatcAGTTATTGATGTCATTGTTAAATCTtctagtgtagatgaaggggagaggagacaggttaaagaatgatttttagacaattgagacatggattgtgtatgtgtgtcattcagagtgtgaataagcaaaccggtgcgcctggtagtaggtgccagacgcaccggCATTTCCTCCTACAATTTTGAGCTGATTTTCTTCACTTAAGCAATATTTTGTATCTTTGTTAATTTTCACATTTATTGTGTTTGGAATGGCACTGTTACTACAGCATTTCATGTAAGTATGTAGGACAATTACCCATAATGCTCACTGACTGAACATTCAAAATTACCATGGCAACTATTGAAAAATTCCCATGCCATCGGAAACTTGGAACCTCAGATTTGAAATGAATGTAAGTTATTAGTGTAGAGCTTCCTACTGGTTGATTCTCATACTTCACAAGTGGGAAACTTGAAATCATCATTCCATAACGAGTTACAGAGTCAGAAATGTCAgaatttcctagttccgacttgaAGGGCCTTCTATGATGTAGGGCAGGTCAGTAACCAAATTATTTTACTGTGCCCAGTCGCACACAGACATTTATGGTCACACAAGTTGCCACCGGTGGATTCAAAATGAGTAGCCTAACAATTATTTACATGGCCCCAGGTACATTTGCAACCAAATAATTTGTCTGTGAGAAATCAATAATAGTTGCACACATAGGGTAACAATCAGCAATTGACAGTGAGCAATGAGCAAGATAAGCATAGACGGGAAGTTGACAATAGCTTATTATTAGTGTAAatacattgtatttctatggttgcaGTCCTCTAAGATTGAATTGCATTGAATTGAATTAATCAGATCCAATGATTTACCGCCTGTAGGGTGGGGTACCGCTAGTCATCATTATTATAATCACCATCTCAATCATTATCACCATAACATCATAGACTTATTCTTCTGTATCTGAGACTCATCTGACACTACCTTAGATATGGCAGTCTGCAACTCAATACACTGCCCCTGCAAGGTGTTCAGTGTCCCCTGCATGTGGTTAATCGACTGCTTAACATCGTTCAGCAGGATCTGAATCTCAAGCCTGCAAGAAATCAGGTGGTTCAGCATACTGAGATGAAGAGAGGCTTCAGACCATGCCCATAGGACCATCTATAGGATTCTTTCTCACTTAACACCAATCTTATTAGGAATGTAACTTTGTGCAGAAGATGATACTATAGAgttatttagaagaaaaaaattgtACTTTGTCAGGCGCCAAAAGGATGACGGGATGTCTCCCTGCTCCAGTGAGCTCTGCTGGCAGGTCTTGCTCCCTGTTGGAGGAACGGGAGCCAAATTAGAAGAAAAATATCTATGGTTGTTCAGCAATGAAACGTTCATGTCATAATGGGGATTGTCCTTCCCTGTGAAAAGAATAACAACAGCTGGGGTTTACTTTCTCACTTTTAGATAATGTAATACAATCTTTAAACCCATCAGAAGTGTAGTGCTTACCTCCATGAAAATATTGGCCCCTGTTATTTTGGGCTGCATTGCCCCAATGTTGACCACTAGTTCCAACTTTTGATGAGAAGGTCTTGATGAAATGATCAGGTCAACATTTTGTTAGACATTTCAGAGATAGCATTAACAATTGTACATGAGACAGTGCTTCCAGATATTGAGGTATCTTCCTTCTGAGGTATGTAAAAAAATCTGGTGTGTGAGAACTCACATGAAAGGTATCCATGATTCTAGATTAAGCCAATCATGTATGTGATTACCATCCTATGGGTCAGCAATGGAATGATTGCTACACAGCTTTCAGGCGACTTTATGTCTTGGGCCTGGATGAATCATTGaaataaatacaagtaatattGTGAAGTTGTGATGCATTATTGCCATTGAAATTTGGAATATTCCATCAAAGTTATTTGTTTTGACAGTCAAAACAACTAACTCTTACGATTAATCACTTGACTTGAGTAACTTGAGTTGACGGAAGTAGCAACTTTATATTCTGACCTAAACACTGACTTGTGCAATGCCTTATGCATAATCTATGCACGTTATTTGCTCATCATAGTATATAGCCGAGGATCTCATAGTCCCAAAACAGCATTGGCCATTGGACTGCTCAGTCAAAACAACTAACTTTTACGATTAATCACTTGACTGGAGTAACTTGAGTTCGGAACTAAAACATTAAAAGTATGCTACAGCTTGACGCATATCCTTACCTTGGACAAGCGTATCCAAAAGGCCTATCCAGTCGTGCGTGAAGATACCTTTAGGCAGATAAAAGCGCGGTACGGGTTGAGACACGCTCGGTAATGTGAATCTGTAACACTGATATAAAAGCACGTTTTCATTTATAATTTACACTGTAGAATGACCTGCAAGCCAATCAGAATCTAGTTTAAACAATACCGTGGGTTCCATGGAACGTCACAAACATATTAGGCCACTTGCGTCACAGTACAGTCACTGAACATGGGTTTAATAGCTATATtggctatatgtacagtatatgcacaTCGTATTGAATTGAGATTACATTTACTGTAATTATGTAGCCTAATCCTATGAGGATCATATGTCAAATGTCAGAATCATGGCACATGAAAACATCATTAAATTGACTGCAGATTATAAAATTCACCGTGACACAATATCCATGTAATTTCCattaaattacgttgaaccaacgtggaataaacATTGAATTGAtgtatgtgcccagtgggaagtgatCAATTCGAAATGATtgaatacatacagtattacAAAGAAAGAGATACAAAAATTGCTCCGAAAAGCTCGAAAAAGTCTCATTTCCCTGGGCCACCCAAAAGTAAAATGTATGTACGCATTACTGTACATCGTTTGGGATGAAAGCGTCTGCTTTCAAATCTCTGACTCTCACACATATTTACATTCTCGCGATGTTTATTTCTGGCGTTTTCACGTTTGCGGGATTTTGTGAAGTAAATGATGCGCAGGAGAGCTCCATGAAATCAGGGACATGGTCAAGATGGCGACATGAGAGGGTGGAACATTTCTAGCTGAGGAACAATTTTAGGGTTTTCTCACAAAGTAtaacgttttttgttgttgttgttgtttttcgaTGTAAATGTCGTTTTTAATTGAATTTGGCCAAAGAATATTCAACAAAATAGCTATAAGCCTAATACAAGTGACCACAAGGCAATGACAAAACGCCTTTCACGTGCCAAGGTGATATACTTCAGCATCGGACAGCGCCCATGCACTGAAGTCTTTCAGCAATAACAATACAATACATCCAAAATGCGACAACCAACAAGAAGTGCATTTATTCCATATGCATAATCAGACAACTGTGCATTGGTAATAATGTTTCGGATGAAATGGCTATCACAACGTCCAAAATTAAATTAATAATATCCAAAGTGCAGCCACAACGAGAAGTGCAATGCATTCAGCCTATGCCTGTTAACTGNNNNNNNNNNNNNNNNNNNNNNNNNNNNNNNNNNNNNNNNNNNNNNNNNNNNNNNNNNNNNNNNNNNNNNNNNNNNNNNNNNNNNNNNNNNNNNNNNNNNNNNNNNNNNNNNNNNNNNNNNNNNNNNNNNNNNNNNNNNNNNNNNNNNNNNNNNNNNNNNNNNNNNNNNNNNNNNNNNNNNNNNNNNNNNNNNNNNNNNNNNNNNNNNNNNNNNNNNNNNNNNNNNNNNNNNNNNNNNNNNNNNNNNNNNNNNNNNNNNNNNNNNNNNNNNNCATGTAACATCAAACATAACATCAAAATGCATCTTATATTCCAgcccttacagaaaaaccacatgatttcaacTGACATtttatgtgaaatcatgtgaaaaccaTGTGAAAATCATGCCAAaatcacattttcacatgtgtagtttaatgttatcacattatcttcacataagattacatgaaaacatgtttttggaacacttcccgtgttcacatgtgaaattgaTGTGGTTTTTGCGTATCTGACTGGATAGGATGGGTGATTCAGCAGAGGACAGAGCGAAGCTGACCAGCCAACAGGAACTGTGTGTCCGTGACAAGCAGGCCACCAAACGCCCTGCAGTTCCACACTCAAGGTTCTTAATAATGCTTTAAAATGCACATGTACGATTGTGCTTGTGTAATGGGTTGAAAACAAAGTCATTAAAAACGGACACtcctttattatttatttcccccccaatttgtttatgtatttgtcttaattaatctaaattgtattttctacatactttagcgTTAGCAGTCCATCAGGCCAATAGTTGGCGCTGTTGCACTGTTGTAGCAGGAGAAACAGCAAGTTCTGGCCAAGCGCTCACCATTCTGCTGAATAAGGATCAGAACTTTACTGAGCTAAACTGGGTCTGTTCTTTTTACTATTACAGGTATGTAACAGAACTTCCAAACGTtcaaatatatacacaatatgtaataacattgtaacggttttgacttgaggttataatttataggggtgccaggtaggttgtgcctaccagagaaaatattagtttctccttttagtttgatagggaatgagtcccatctggtccgtcaagtctacaccaatacaaaggactcatgtaaatgtcaggatggaaatacacgtttcatgaacccttaaaacaatggaaataacttcaaaacaactgtattcttttgcgtggatgtattaacaacataaatgatcacacacacaacaataaggagctttaaacagctctggttccttcagaaatgtcctctacctcgggcctaaaaagagtccagcccggtaaacaagttcagggaactcaagtgaccttagtcacgcaatgtttgtccgtcatacagtgtagcgtaaacccagtgtccatcatacaatgaaaagaacaaatattttaccacacctttcaataaatcctcaactacaactaactacataaatcatcacagtATTAATGCTATTTAACAACTCTGTCAAGGTATTATCACGTTAGGAAAGGTCTTGTTTTGGCTTTGTGTCGAACTGAGTGAGAGAAGAATGTGATTTACATTGAGTGAGAGTATATGTTAGCTTGATGCTAGCTGAGGTAAAAAACGATTTACGAGTCACAGAGACTATGTTTACTGAGTAGCTTACTTGTACTGGATTTTGTCTAGGAGATTTGTTATAAAGAATCCATTTGTTAGGGATTTCTGAGTTGGTTTTTTTTGTGTAAAATTGTGCTCACTAGCTGGTAAACTGGCCGAGCACGCTCAGTCTGGTGGACTTTTAGTgcatacagtgagagagagacgattTTCTGGAGGTGCCACTATCTTAAAGCTGAATGTATTGTTGTCAGTTTTCTATAGAGGTAGCGGTATATAGAAAAACATTCAGTTATGTTTTCATATATAGGTGTTTCTATTGTATGAATGTGAAATACATTGTGGTTTTCATGTGAAACCATACACTAAGACAGGGTTATTTGTGGAACATTTTTGAGTTGTGCTTTAGGTAAAGTGCAtttatgttgtgtaatttaaaaTGTGCACTTGTTTGATGTGAATATTTTCAAAGTACTAACAAGAAAATAGACAATTGaacaagagaaaaaaaacattcttcagaataaagaaagCGCCAGAACTTTGCAGACGTAAACTTGTGTCCGTTCTTTTTACTTTTGCAGGCCACCTCAGCTACACATGCACTCTGTCTGCACACGCATccacgcatgcacatacacacggacaaacacacactaatgtTCTCTCTCTTGTGTTTGTCAGCAGTTCATCGTGGCCCTGTCGTTCGTCTCCTTCACCAAAGCTCTGTCAGGGACCTACATGAAGTGTGCCATCACTCAGAGAGACACTTTGACCTGTCCAGCTCTCTCATCGGACTCATAGACTGCAGCTTTGAGATGGGTATCAACAATAACATTGAGTTACTTGAGAATTCATGTAGTAAAAACtagatacagactacagtatgatcCGTTTTTCTTGTGGTTCAGAGTCTGCTCTCAGTACTGTCCAGTTTTCTAGTTGTTCCTATGAATTGATTGACTTGCGTTTGTCCATGACTCTACTGTCAATCCCCTAACATTGTTTTATGTGCTGCTATGTTGTTGCAGCCTAGTATCCAAACTGATATGCCATttttagtaaaaataaaaaatgcgcATGGGTGCAGTTTCTTGTCCTCCTCGTTCCGCTGTGAAAGGACCGCACCAGCTCCGGTGTCCGAGGCGTCCACCTCTACCACAAAGGGACGAGTAGGGTCAGGATGAACGAGGATGGGTCCGGAGTTGAAACGTCCCTTGAGCTCTATGAATGCCCTGTCAGCCTCGAGATTCCAGCAAAAACCTGTTTGagtgaggtgggacagggccgTATGTGTTCCGGAAGGGTTTTtggagaagatcaggatgtcgtcgaggtaaaCAAAGACGAACCCATTCAACATATCCCTAAGAGTGTCATTGATCAATGCTTGAAAGAATGCCGGTGAGTTCGATATTCCGAAGGTCATGACTAAATACTCAGTGACCACTAGGGGTGTTAAAGgcagttttccactcatctccctccctgattctcaCCAGTTTTTAGCATTGcggaggtccagtttggtgaagaattggGCTCCTAGGGCCAACTCCAAGGCGGTGGACATCGggtagggggtaacgattcttgatCCTAATCCTTTTCAGCCCTGTGTAATCGATGCAAGATCTGAGGTttgggtcagagacagagagacaagggaaACATTTAGACAGGCAGtccaattatgatattttttccactaattggtcttttgaccaatcacattacatattttcgcatcagctctttttcagagcatatctgattggtcaaaataccaattactcaaaaaaacaactgaattgggctgcctgtcttaaCGAAGCCATAGAAACCTGGACATGCTCCAACtgaaatgttccatcctgtcagTATTGATGTTGAATGGCATTAAATACTATTTTTTTTGTTCTCTCCCATCCCCTGTAGGTTTGTTGAACATGAGTGGAAATGAAACTCCAGCACACTGGCAGCACTAAAGACGTGTGAGTATAACTTTTCCAGGTGAGGTGAACCTGCCTGTGGGTGCGGTGGGGATATTCCTGGGAGGTCTACTGATGAAGAGGTATAAGCTTGGCGTTGTGTCTGGAGCCCAGCTGTCTTTCGTCACCTCCTTCATGgcctacctcctcctccctctgaagTCTGGCACTAAGTGTGACAACGTTAAGGTGGCTGGTCTGACCGTGTCCTACAACGGGTAAATATGACATCTGATTGGTTGGTTTGTTGGGGGGTGTGTCGGTTGATAAAAACAAAAGTTTTGATCAGTGGAATATGAGGGAGAGTTAGACCAAAACACACATGGGCCTCTTCCTGGGCTCCCTCTTGTGGGAATATACAGTATGGTTGTTACTGAGCCAGGATTCCTGGCTGTTTTGTCACTGTGCCTATGTCAATGATAGTTCAGCAACAATTATTTAAACATCATTATTCCCAGCCATTTTCTCAGTCCCCCAGGTCCCCTGGTGTACGATGGCAGCCTGTTGACAGAGTGTAACAGAGACTGCTCCTGCTTGGCTGGGGAGTGGGACCCTGTGTGTTCAGACAATGGCATCACCTACACCTCCCCCTGCCTCGCAGGCTGCTCCAGCTTTACAGGTTACGGCAAGAACACGGTACCAATACTATTAAtgtactgagtgtacaacacattcacagggatgctggcccatgttgactccaatgcttcccacagttgtgtcaaattgtcttttgagtggtggaccattcttgatacacacgggaaaatgttgagcgtaaaaaacccagtaacgttgcagttcttgacacaaactggtacccctggcacctacaaccatgCCCCGTTGAAAGGCATGtaagtattttgtcttgcccattcaccctttagatgacaatccatgtctcaattgtctcaagccttacaatatttttttaaacctttctcctcctctttatctatacttatttaagtggatttaactagtgacatccataagggattatagtgttaacctggattcacctggtcagcatatgtcatggaaagagcaggtgttcttaatattttatacactcagtgtaactCATTGGCACTGACATAAGTTATTTTCAACCATGAACTGGGGCCTTGTTGAGGCCTTATCTAAGTAAGTAATTGCTGATTGAcaataaagtattattttgatGTATGGAAAAAAATatggtatgcaattcctatgtagAGAAGGTTCTCTCTGGTAGTTGTTCAATATGATTTCAACTTTTACAGGGCACtcttttttacttttctttattaacaaatatcatcaaacaaaagaggaatagtcacatgcaaacaagcgtactaacaaactatttacattgccaggaatcctaaacaaacaaatcatattcCTTAAGACTACAAGttttaattgcctttttgtttttcattttagttagtggtgccatattgtttaaactcatttataaagtgaaaaagttaggttttgaattagaccatttgcatttgtgaatatgaaatttacctagtattattagcagttgaattaaatatgCTACATCTTTATCTATGTCAGAaattctgaaataaatcattatatcaAAACCATTAAATAGTACAACCGGTCCTatttattttgtaacaaaattctgtttgtcaatccaaaacattctgctataaatacaggtaaaaaacaaa comes from Salmo trutta unplaced genomic scaffold, fSalTru1.1, whole genome shotgun sequence and encodes:
- the LOC115187594 gene encoding uncharacterized protein KIAA0754 isoform X2 — encoded protein: MVLWAWSEASLHLSMLNHLISCRLEIQILLNDVKQSINHMQGTLNTLQGQCIELQTAISKIITAAEVAVQREEIVRASGLIPSQREGILQTASVPAQREEIFQTASVPAQCEGILRTASVPAQREEILQTASVPAQREGILQTASVPAQREGILSAAGINAQREEILRSSGLLPAQREGILQTASFPAQREGILSVASINAQREEILRSSGLIPAQREGILQTASVPAQREEILQTASFPAQREGILRTASVPAQREGILSVASINAQREEILRSSGLIPAQREGILQTASVPAQREGIVPMASVPAHSEGIVLKASVPAEREEVLRASGLIPAHKEGILRASGLIPAQREGILPAASITARKKKILRASHVTHAQRELILLMASVTAQRKGIFPKASVPAHREWIVPKASVPAEREEIFLTTSVPMKNGNNHPQPPPIIPMVAPLWKWDGGACTPPVDFYSKRRDVRLRYVEHPAMMSITKPEHSDANPQCQTGSRPVAEPETPAVHNNSGGWLSWVFGSGRVNKKEVHLPEDKDRSIVWDPTLHRWVNKTEPKAENKCVPPPPPMGTYGYQGNTGSVPKGVNPYSMKAAGLWGSRYPTMHDNDGTNSKPPSHGPGLLPRQLSGLLPPSHFDLMAPMVVPPDTLPY
- the LOC115187594 gene encoding uncharacterized protein KIAA0754 isoform X1, with protein sequence MNVSLLNNHRYFSSNLAPVPPTGSKTCQQSSLEQGDIPSSFWRLTKLEIQILLNDVKQSINHMQGTLNTLQGQCIELQTAISKIITAAEVAVQREEIVRASGLIPSQREGILQTASVPAQREEIFQTASVPAQCEGILRTASVPAQREEILQTASVPAQREGILQTASVPAQREGILSAAGINAQREEILRSSGLLPAQREGILQTASFPAQREGILSVASINAQREEILRSSGLIPAQREGILQTASVPAQREEILQTASFPAQREGILRTASVPAQREGILSVASINAQREEILRSSGLIPAQREGILQTASVPAQREGIVPMASVPAHSEGIVLKASVPAEREEVLRASGLIPAHKEGILRASGLIPAQREGILPAASITARKKKILRASHVTHAQRELILLMASVTAQRKGIFPKASVPAHREWIVPKASVPAEREEIFLTTSVPMKNGNNHPQPPPIIPMVAPLWKWDGGACTPPVDFYSKRRDVRLRYVEHPAMMSITKPEHSDANPQCQTGSRPVAEPETPAVHNNSGGWLSWVFGSGRVNKKEVHLPEDKDRSIVWDPTLHRWVNKTEPKAENKCVPPPPPMGTYGYQGNTGSVPKGVNPYSMKAAGLWGSRYPTMHDNDGTNSKPPSHGPGLLPRQLSGLLPPSHFDLMAPMVVPPDTLPY
- the LOC115187594 gene encoding uncharacterized protein KIAA0754 isoform X3; translated protein: MQGTLNTLQGQCIELQTAISKIITAAEVAVQREEIVRASGLIPSQREGILQTASVPAQREEIFQTASVPAQCEGILRTASVPAQREEILQTASVPAQREGILQTASVPAQREGILSAAGINAQREEILRSSGLLPAQREGILQTASFPAQREGILSVASINAQREEILRSSGLIPAQREGILQTASVPAQREEILQTASFPAQREGILRTASVPAQREGILSVASINAQREEILRSSGLIPAQREGILQTASVPAQREGIVPMASVPAHSEGIVLKASVPAEREEVLRASGLIPAHKEGILRASGLIPAQREGILPAASITARKKKILRASHVTHAQRELILLMASVTAQRKGIFPKASVPAHREWIVPKASVPAEREEIFLTTSVPMKNGNNHPQPPPIIPMVAPLWKWDGGACTPPVDFYSKRRDVRLRYVEHPAMMSITKPEHSDANPQCQTGSRPVAEPETPAVHNNSGGWLSWVFGSGRVNKKEVHLPEDKDRSIVWDPTLHRWVNKTEPKAENKCVPPPPPMGTYGYQGNTGSVPKGVNPYSMKAAGLWGSRYPTMHDNDGTNSKPPSHGPGLLPRQLSGLLPPSHFDLMAPMVVPPDTLPY